One Engystomops pustulosus chromosome 11, aEngPut4.maternal, whole genome shotgun sequence DNA window includes the following coding sequences:
- the PLAU gene encoding urokinase-type plasminogen activator isoform X1, with protein sequence MKLILFLVFALAITGLESFFHNHRTRPKNNEECSCLHGGTCLNYGTYRKLYRCLCPVGYSGKHCELDLISKCCEGNGYNYRGAASETSAGSECLNWDSPLLKYHQVNAHMRDALKLGIGKHNYCRNPHNGVKPWCYFKGPKGVASMFCKISKCEEKENTDLTCGRRQHKLYKVVGGLSSPIESQPWIATLNQISRRNRKEQFFQCGASLIHPCWVLTAAHCFPDSEFPEPKDYAVTLGKSQLDEDNEFREQKFLVEKIILHRDYSDETGALNNDIALVKIRSETGECASMTDYVQTVCLPSSELQFKDRTQCEIAGFGKESYDSHKYSQTLKSSSVQLISQDICKSPDYYGKLITNNMFCAGDPEWKVDACKGDSGGPLICQHNEQMVLYGVISWGDNCAKKNKPGVYTRVTNYMKWIQDTMAGDNNVRSNDVTVSPDLLSWKLEKQAKKGRVW encoded by the exons AATGTTCATGTTTACACGGAGGAACTTGTCTAAACTATGGCACATACAGAAAATTGTatagatgtctctgtcctgtgggATACAGTGGGAAACACTGTGAACTAG ATTTGATATCTAAGTGTTGTGAAGGAAATGGTTATAATTACAGAGGCGCTGCATCAGAAACCAGCGCTGGCTCCGAGTGTCTGAACTGGGATTCCCCGTTATTAAAATATCACCAGGTGAATGCTCACATGAGGGATGCATTAAAGCTTGGCATCGGGAAACACAATTACTGCAG AAACCCACACAATGGTGTAAAACCTTGGTGCTATTTCAAAGGGCCGAAAGGCGTTGCCAGTATGTTCTGCAAGATTTCCAAATGTGAAGAGAAGGAGAATACAG ATCTAACCTGTGGCCGTCGTCAGCACAAACTCTATAAAGTGGTGGGTGGATTGAGCAGCCCTATTGAATCCCAGCCCTGGATAGCCACACTTAACCAGATCAGTAGGAGGAACAGGAAAGAACAATTCTTCCAATGTGGTGCCAGTCTAATTCACCCGTGTTGGGTTCTTACAGCAGCCCACTGTTTCCCGGATAG TGAGTTTCCTGAGCCAAAGGACTATGCGGTTACTCTAGGAAAATCTCAACTTGATGAAGACAATGAATTCAGGGAGCAGAAATTTCTAGTGGAGAAAATTATCCTTCATCGGGACTACAGTGATGAGACCGGTGCACTGAACAATGATATTG CATTAGTGAAGATCCGATCAGAAACAGGAGAATGCGCTTCCATGACTGACTACGTGCAAACTGTCTGCCTGCCATCATCTGAGCTGCAATTCAAAGATAGAACACAATGTGAGATTGCAGGATTCGGAAAAGAGTCTTATG ATAGCCACAAATACTCTCAGACTCTGAAATCTTCATCAGTCCAGCTGATATCACAGGACATTTGCAAGTCACCAGATTACTACGGGAAGCTGATCACTAACAATATGTTCTGTGCTGGAGATCCTGAGTGGAAGGTTGATGCTTGCAAG GGAGACTCTGGTGGTCCTCTGATCTGTCAGCACAATGAACAAATGGTGCTGTATGGTGTAATAAGCTGGGGGGACAATTGTGCCAAGAAGAACAAGCCCGGCGTGTACACCCGAGTTACAAACTACATGAAGTGGATACAGGACACCATGGCTGGAGATAACAATGTGAGAAGTAATGATGTTACTGTTTCACCAGATCTATTGTCTTGGAAGTTAGAAAAGCAAGCGAAAAAAGGAAGAGTCTGGTAG
- the PLAU gene encoding urokinase-type plasminogen activator isoform X2 — MKLILFLVFALAITGLESFFHNHRTRPKNNEECSCLHGGTCLNYGTYRKLYRCLCPVGYSGKHCELDLISKCCEGNGYNYRGAASETSAGSECLNWDSPLLKYHQVNAHMRDALKLGIGKHNYCRNPHNGVKPWCYFKGPKGVASMFCKISKCEEKENTDLTCGRRQHKLYKVVGGLSSPIESQPWIATLNQISRRNRKEQFFQCGASLIHPCWVLTAAHCFPDSEFPEPKDYAVTLGKSQLDEDNEFREQKFLVEKIILHRDYSDETGALNNDIALVKIRSETGECASMTDYVQTVCLPSSELQFKDRTQCEIAGFGKESYDSHKYSQTLKSSSVQLISQDICKSPDYYGKLITNNMFCAGDPEWKVDACKGDSGGPLICQHNEQMVLYGVISWGDNCAKKNKPGVYTRVTNYMKWIQDTMAGDNNIHKVEPIS; from the exons AATGTTCATGTTTACACGGAGGAACTTGTCTAAACTATGGCACATACAGAAAATTGTatagatgtctctgtcctgtgggATACAGTGGGAAACACTGTGAACTAG ATTTGATATCTAAGTGTTGTGAAGGAAATGGTTATAATTACAGAGGCGCTGCATCAGAAACCAGCGCTGGCTCCGAGTGTCTGAACTGGGATTCCCCGTTATTAAAATATCACCAGGTGAATGCTCACATGAGGGATGCATTAAAGCTTGGCATCGGGAAACACAATTACTGCAG AAACCCACACAATGGTGTAAAACCTTGGTGCTATTTCAAAGGGCCGAAAGGCGTTGCCAGTATGTTCTGCAAGATTTCCAAATGTGAAGAGAAGGAGAATACAG ATCTAACCTGTGGCCGTCGTCAGCACAAACTCTATAAAGTGGTGGGTGGATTGAGCAGCCCTATTGAATCCCAGCCCTGGATAGCCACACTTAACCAGATCAGTAGGAGGAACAGGAAAGAACAATTCTTCCAATGTGGTGCCAGTCTAATTCACCCGTGTTGGGTTCTTACAGCAGCCCACTGTTTCCCGGATAG TGAGTTTCCTGAGCCAAAGGACTATGCGGTTACTCTAGGAAAATCTCAACTTGATGAAGACAATGAATTCAGGGAGCAGAAATTTCTAGTGGAGAAAATTATCCTTCATCGGGACTACAGTGATGAGACCGGTGCACTGAACAATGATATTG CATTAGTGAAGATCCGATCAGAAACAGGAGAATGCGCTTCCATGACTGACTACGTGCAAACTGTCTGCCTGCCATCATCTGAGCTGCAATTCAAAGATAGAACACAATGTGAGATTGCAGGATTCGGAAAAGAGTCTTATG ATAGCCACAAATACTCTCAGACTCTGAAATCTTCATCAGTCCAGCTGATATCACAGGACATTTGCAAGTCACCAGATTACTACGGGAAGCTGATCACTAACAATATGTTCTGTGCTGGAGATCCTGAGTGGAAGGTTGATGCTTGCAAG GGAGACTCTGGTGGTCCTCTGATCTGTCAGCACAATGAACAAATGGTGCTGTATGGTGTAATAAGCTGGGGGGACAATTGTGCCAAGAAGAACAAGCCCGGCGTGTACACCCGAGTTACAAACTACATGAAGTGGATACAGGACACCATGGCTGGAGATAACAAT ATTCACAAAGTAGAACCAATTTCATGA